One genomic segment of Bacteroidota bacterium includes these proteins:
- a CDS encoding sugar nucleotide-binding protein — protein sequence MNALLTGANGTVGQALSAHLRERGDTVTPWDRRAVPPLALDAQARLFDTVRPDAVFHLAIAAQPTGRENEGHVVNVAWPEAIARMCAEREIALVFTSTAMVFEDGPSGPFHRDTAPTAQGGYGGQKREAEGVVHATHPKGRIVRLGWQIAPALGDDAASKSQHNVAGGNHMGANLAARAARGEVIGASTRWAPACSFLPDTAAALVAALDLPPGTYMADANGTQTADQPTGVSFYNLVCALRDHYGADWHIEPNEDFVFDQRMIDSRLPVAPLATRLPDLGA from the coding sequence ATGAACGCTCTCCTCACCGGTGCGAACGGCACCGTCGGCCAAGCCCTCTCTGCTCACCTGCGCGAGCGTGGCGACACCGTCACACCGTGGGATCGCCGTGCGGTGCCGCCGCTCGCCCTCGACGCGCAGGCGCGGCTCTTCGACACGGTGCGGCCCGACGCGGTCTTCCACCTCGCCATTGCCGCGCAGCCAACGGGGCGCGAGAACGAAGGGCACGTCGTCAACGTCGCGTGGCCCGAGGCGATCGCGCGAATGTGCGCGGAACGTGAGATCGCACTCGTGTTCACCAGCACGGCGATGGTGTTCGAGGACGGTCCGAGTGGCCCGTTCCATCGGGATACCGCACCGACGGCACAAGGCGGCTATGGGGGGCAGAAACGCGAAGCCGAGGGTGTTGTGCATGCCACGCATCCCAAAGGGCGCATCGTCCGGCTCGGCTGGCAGATCGCGCCCGCGCTGGGCGACGACGCTGCCTCCAAGTCGCAGCACAACGTGGCGGGCGGCAACCACATGGGCGCGAACCTCGCCGCGCGGGCAGCCCGAGGCGAGGTGATCGGCGCGAGCACGCGGTGGGCGCCGGCCTGCTCGTTCCTCCCGGACACGGCGGCGGCGCTCGTCGCGGCGCTCGATCTCCCGCCAGGTACCTACATGGCCGACGCGAACGGCACACAGACGGCGGACCAGCCGACGGGCGTCTCGTTCTACAACCTCGTCTGCGCGCTGCGCGACCACTACGGCGCCGACTGGCACATCGAGCCCAACGAGGATTTCGTGTTCGACCAGCGGATGATCGACTCGCGCCTGCCGGTGGCGCCGCTCGCGACGCGGCTGCCAGACCTCGGCGCCTGA
- a CDS encoding CsbD family protein, whose amino-acid sequence MSDTNQQKAEGLLDEAKGRVKQAAGALANDADLKADGHIDEAKGRVKQAAADAKSAVENLTK is encoded by the coding sequence ATGAGCGACACCAACCAACAGAAAGCCGAAGGCCTGCTCGACGAGGCCAAAGGCCGGGTCAAGCAAGCCGCCGGGGCGCTCGCCAACGACGCCGACCTGAAAGCAGACGGCCACATTGACGAGGCGAAAGGCCGCGTCAAGCAGGCCGCCGCAGACGCCAAGAGCGCCGTCGAGAACCTGACGAAGTAG
- a CDS encoding DEAD/DEAH box helicase family protein: MSHAPVSTSRPVPTLFDLPGIRLQGGFRFRRGQQAFLTRLAAAFERGERNHLGVFVPGYGKTITALASFVIAYRMRVAKKLVVFVPRGNLRDQYADPTELSQVFRNLGAPPFSFCVADSDRVFLKNIDTQIVVTTYQYASGEGGHAALLKYCRTAPCLFVFDEVHHLADDGLWAQRIADLPFEASVALSGTPMRSDNKTLFGVPFDAGPDGAQYYRALHEVTMREAHAEGGILKEVEAHVVDYHLQMVREDTGEEVELSLTGLMEIARSKQEVDVYLARRKLRFHEVYLETLLAPAFERFAEKRRELERLYREAGGQGRPERQHQMLVIAMSNKHAAAMLDFVRRRFPHVRSDRIGQDRPAGENAELLDAYREGQLDVMVQVDMIGEGTDIKPISVIVKADLVRAYSKTMQQLFRGMRFYSGFPAEANVCDIYAAGDMGIRSLLEWLTSEQQLGIQAKKEAERTSPEKAPAEPSERSPWVLKQVQTSARERHRLELFGEGETSTFTLRTQSAGARNVAAEEQALRQTCADLASELAHALGGSYQSAVRRVHAASKRKFGKGQDELSLGELARKKVWLKRCLRAGRLA, from the coding sequence ATGTCGCACGCGCCCGTCTCGACTTCTCGACCGGTGCCGACGCTCTTCGACCTCCCCGGCATCCGCCTCCAGGGCGGCTTCCGCTTCCGCCGAGGCCAGCAGGCGTTCCTGACGCGCCTCGCCGCCGCCTTCGAGCGCGGGGAGCGCAACCACCTCGGCGTCTTCGTGCCGGGCTACGGCAAAACCATCACGGCGCTCGCCTCGTTCGTGATCGCCTACCGGATGCGCGTCGCCAAGAAGCTCGTCGTGTTCGTCCCGCGTGGCAACCTCCGCGACCAGTACGCCGACCCCACCGAGCTGAGCCAGGTCTTCCGCAACCTCGGCGCGCCGCCGTTCTCGTTCTGCGTGGCCGACTCGGACCGCGTGTTCCTCAAGAACATCGACACGCAGATCGTGGTGACGACCTACCAGTACGCCAGCGGCGAGGGCGGGCACGCGGCGCTGCTCAAGTACTGTCGCACCGCGCCGTGCCTCTTCGTGTTCGACGAGGTCCACCACCTCGCCGACGACGGGCTGTGGGCGCAGCGCATCGCCGACCTGCCGTTCGAGGCGAGCGTCGCGCTCTCGGGCACGCCCATGCGGAGCGACAACAAGACGCTGTTTGGGGTGCCTTTCGACGCGGGGCCGGACGGCGCGCAGTACTACCGCGCGCTGCACGAGGTCACGATGCGCGAGGCGCACGCCGAGGGCGGCATCCTCAAGGAGGTCGAGGCGCACGTCGTGGACTACCACCTCCAGATGGTGCGCGAGGACACCGGCGAAGAGGTCGAGCTCTCGCTCACGGGCCTCATGGAGATCGCCCGCTCCAAGCAGGAGGTCGACGTCTACCTCGCCCGCCGCAAGCTGCGCTTCCACGAGGTCTACCTCGAAACGCTCCTCGCGCCCGCCTTCGAGCGCTTCGCCGAGAAGCGCCGCGAACTCGAACGCCTCTACCGCGAAGCCGGGGGCCAAGGTCGCCCCGAGCGCCAGCACCAGATGCTCGTCATCGCGATGAGCAACAAGCACGCCGCCGCGATGCTCGACTTCGTGCGCCGCCGCTTCCCGCACGTCCGCTCGGACCGCATCGGCCAGGACCGCCCCGCTGGCGAGAACGCCGAGCTCCTCGATGCCTACCGCGAGGGCCAGCTCGACGTGATGGTGCAGGTCGACATGATCGGCGAGGGCACCGACATCAAGCCCATCTCGGTCATCGTCAAGGCCGACCTCGTGCGTGCCTACTCCAAGACGATGCAGCAGCTCTTCCGCGGCATGCGCTTCTACTCGGGCTTCCCGGCGGAGGCCAACGTCTGCGACATCTACGCCGCGGGCGACATGGGCATCCGGTCGTTGCTGGAGTGGCTCACGAGCGAGCAGCAACTCGGTATCCAAGCCAAGAAAGAGGCCGAGCGCACGTCCCCCGAGAAGGCCCCCGCCGAGCCGAGCGAGCGCAGCCCGTGGGTGCTCAAGCAGGTGCAGACGAGCGCCCGCGAGCGCCACCGCCTGGAGTTGTTTGGCGAGGGCGAGACGAGCACGTTCACGCTCCGCACGCAGTCTGCTGGTGCGCGCAACGTGGCGGCTGAAGAGCAGGCGCTCCGGCAGACCTGCGCCGACCTTGCCTCCGAACTCGCGCACGCACTGGGCGGATCGTACCAGAGCGCCGTCCGCCGCGTCCACGCTGCCTCGAAGCGCAAGTTTGGCAAGGGGCAGGACGAGCTCAGCCTCGGCGAGCTCGCGCGCAAAAAGGTATGGTTGAAGCGCTGCCTACGCGCTGGGCGACTAGCGTAA
- a CDS encoding FKBP-type peptidyl-prolyl cis-trans isomerase — MRLAIPVLALCALLLTACEAKEEITVATADSTVIVAYEGTLPDGTVFDSNDRARLPLPNMIPGFQTNITGMTVGDTKTFEVPPEEGYGDRPPPGIPPATNLTFEVTLLDIVE; from the coding sequence ATGCGCCTCGCAATCCCTGTTCTCGCGCTCTGCGCCCTCCTCCTCACTGCCTGTGAGGCAAAAGAGGAAATCACCGTCGCGACGGCTGACAGCACCGTCATCGTCGCCTACGAGGGCACGCTCCCCGACGGCACCGTGTTCGACAGCAACGACCGCGCGCGGCTCCCGCTGCCGAACATGATCCCTGGCTTCCAGACCAACATCACGGGCATGACCGTCGGCGACACGAAGACGTTCGAGGTCCCGCCGGAGGAAGGCTACGGCGACCGCCCGCCGCCCGGCATCCCGCCCGCCACCAACCTCACGTTCGAGGTGACCCTGCTCGACATCGTCGAGTGA
- the dcm gene encoding DNA (cytosine-5-)-methyltransferase: MSSTYSQRQAAKAIGVSYGTIGRWIREGKVEEVHRNPSSGYRVFTENDLETFRAFKEGGLVADPKAPYSTTPFTTYKVASFFTGIGGFDIGFEQEGFEVSFQCEVEPFCNTVLEAHWPKVPRWDDITTLDHATIPLSDVWVGGFPCQDLSLARMGKRDGLRGSKSRLFYEFAGLVREGKPRVLVIENVAGLLSSHKGRDFGVLLETLAELGYAVGWRTLNSKNFGVPQSRQRVYIVGCYRDGGGPASILFEPERSQGNPKASGQNGKKSPSPFKKVVGDTSGEGPVIQSIAYCLYATSARHTGTDWSRNYVCYPNRGDVRRLTPYECEGVMAFPPSWTLPENSTLDGDALDSARYHALGNAVTPPVAEWLAHRIRLYLDRARNVAGDGQQTAEPEFAISR, translated from the coding sequence ATGAGCAGTACTTACTCCCAGCGACAGGCCGCGAAGGCGATAGGCGTCTCTTACGGGACGATTGGCCGGTGGATTAGGGAGGGGAAAGTAGAAGAGGTTCATCGGAATCCGAGTAGCGGCTACCGGGTGTTCACGGAGAACGATCTAGAGACATTCCGCGCTTTCAAGGAAGGAGGGCTTGTCGCGGACCCGAAGGCCCCGTATTCGACAACCCCTTTCACTACGTACAAGGTTGCTTCCTTCTTCACCGGAATCGGTGGATTCGACATTGGTTTTGAACAAGAAGGCTTTGAGGTCAGCTTTCAATGCGAAGTTGAACCGTTTTGCAATACTGTGCTGGAGGCACACTGGCCCAAGGTCCCACGTTGGGATGACATCACCACACTAGACCATGCAACAATCCCTCTTTCCGACGTATGGGTCGGAGGCTTCCCGTGTCAAGACCTCTCTCTTGCAAGAATGGGTAAGAGAGACGGACTTCGAGGAAGCAAGTCTCGCCTCTTTTATGAGTTTGCTGGACTGGTTAGAGAAGGCAAGCCCCGAGTTCTTGTTATCGAAAACGTTGCAGGTCTCCTCAGTTCGCACAAAGGACGAGATTTTGGAGTGCTCCTCGAAACGCTGGCCGAACTCGGGTATGCTGTTGGATGGCGTACTCTTAACAGCAAAAACTTCGGAGTCCCCCAGTCGCGCCAGCGCGTCTACATTGTCGGGTGTTATCGAGACGGGGGAGGTCCGGCGTCAATACTTTTTGAGCCCGAACGCAGCCAGGGGAATCCTAAGGCGAGTGGACAGAATGGGAAGAAATCTCCGTCCCCATTTAAGAAAGTCGTTGGAGATACTAGCGGAGAAGGACCAGTAATCCAATCTATTGCCTATTGTCTGTACGCTACGTCGGCGAGGCATACTGGAACGGATTGGAGCCGCAACTACGTTTGCTATCCGAATAGAGGCGACGTGCGAAGACTTACGCCCTATGAGTGTGAGGGGGTGATGGCTTTTCCTCCGAGTTGGACGTTGCCCGAAAACAGCACACTAGACGGCGATGCACTTGATTCGGCTCGGTACCATGCTCTTGGCAACGCCGTGACGCCGCCTGTAGCTGAGTGGCTGGCACATCGTATCCGCCTTTACTTGGATCGCGCTAGAAATGTAGCAGGTGATGGTCAGCAGACAGCAGAACCTGAGTTTGCGATTAGTCGCTGA
- a CDS encoding OmpA family protein — MPRLLLAACVAFVLVGCVNPELLAERDAEIGQLQGDLGLAYAEIERLRGENERLRAEPGVTVVQPRPARRGERGETVAILPTDIYFESGSAQLTPEGVSRLIEVVERLKADYAGREVRIEGYTDAQPIAEPLKERFPSNWELSAARAAMVARHLQWTHEMNPARMEVVGLGQYHPLTTNETEEGRQENRRVRIAVMGG, encoded by the coding sequence ATGCCTCGCCTGCTTCTCGCGGCCTGCGTCGCCTTCGTGCTCGTCGGCTGTGTCAACCCCGAACTTCTCGCCGAGCGCGATGCTGAGATCGGCCAACTCCAGGGCGACCTCGGCCTCGCCTACGCCGAAATCGAACGGCTGCGGGGTGAGAACGAGCGCCTCCGCGCCGAGCCCGGCGTCACCGTCGTGCAACCTCGCCCGGCCCGGCGTGGTGAGCGCGGCGAGACCGTCGCGATCCTCCCGACTGACATCTACTTCGAGTCGGGCAGCGCGCAGCTCACGCCTGAAGGCGTCAGCCGCCTGATTGAAGTCGTGGAGCGGCTCAAGGCTGACTACGCCGGGCGCGAGGTCCGCATCGAAGGCTACACCGACGCCCAGCCCATCGCTGAGCCGCTGAAGGAGCGATTCCCCTCCAACTGGGAGCTCTCGGCTGCGCGCGCCGCGATGGTGGCCCGGCACCTGCAGTGGACGCATGAGATGAACCCGGCTAGGATGGAGGTGGTCGGCCTCGGCCAGTACCACCCCCTCACGACCAACGAGACAGAGGAAGGTCGCCAGGAGAACCGCCGCGTCCGCATCGCTGTGATGGGGGGCTGA
- a CDS encoding DUF779 domain-containing protein, which translates to MPVPRVLVTDEATKIIDQLRADHGPLMFHQSGGCCDGSQPMCYADGDFRLGRSDVKLGEIHGCPFYMEKSQFEYWKHTQLTIDVRPGRGSSFSLEIPLGVRFLTDSRVYTEKEMDDLVPVERVDA; encoded by the coding sequence ATGCCTGTCCCCCGCGTGCTCGTCACCGACGAAGCCACCAAGATCATCGACCAACTGCGCGCCGACCACGGCCCGCTCATGTTCCACCAGTCCGGCGGCTGCTGCGACGGCTCCCAGCCGATGTGCTACGCCGACGGCGACTTCCGCCTCGGCCGCTCCGACGTGAAGCTCGGCGAGATCCACGGCTGCCCGTTCTACATGGAGAAGAGCCAATTCGAGTACTGGAAGCACACGCAGCTCACCATCGACGTGCGCCCCGGTCGCGGATCGAGCTTCTCGCTGGAGATCCCGCTCGGCGTGCGCTTCCTCACCGACAGCCGCGTCTACACGGAGAAAGAGATGGACGATCTCGTCCCCGTCGAGCGGGTAGACGCCTGA
- a CDS encoding HAD family hydrolase yields MLSGRPIDAVLFDMDGVLVDVSGSFRRVVQEVVRSYTGVTPAKAEIQAYKDRGGFNDDWKLSHTMLREAGHAVPFEEVVAVFQRIYLGERHETGVFDGLIAEEPALMPTGVLAGLAARYPLALVTGRPERDAQWTLARFGWDGFFPSVVGMDQQAGRGKPDPYGIELAMEQLDALHGRPFNRTRSVYVGDNGDDMRAASAAGLLAIGVVPPYLDYHAHRATLMEAGADVVISRVADVPMLLPRKEAGSALVAG; encoded by the coding sequence ATGCTTTCTGGTCGCCCCATAGACGCGGTGCTGTTCGACATGGACGGCGTGCTCGTAGACGTCTCCGGATCCTTCCGCCGGGTCGTCCAGGAAGTCGTGCGTAGTTACACGGGCGTGACGCCGGCGAAAGCGGAGATTCAAGCCTACAAAGACCGCGGTGGCTTCAACGACGACTGGAAGCTCTCCCACACGATGCTCCGCGAGGCCGGGCACGCCGTGCCGTTCGAGGAGGTCGTGGCGGTGTTCCAGCGGATCTACCTCGGCGAGCGCCACGAGACCGGCGTCTTCGACGGGCTGATTGCTGAGGAGCCGGCGCTGATGCCGACGGGCGTGCTGGCAGGTTTGGCCGCACGCTATCCGCTTGCGCTCGTGACGGGACGCCCGGAGCGCGACGCCCAGTGGACGCTCGCGCGCTTCGGCTGGGACGGCTTCTTTCCGAGTGTGGTAGGGATGGACCAGCAGGCGGGGCGCGGCAAGCCCGACCCCTACGGCATCGAGCTCGCTATGGAGCAGCTCGATGCACTCCATGGGCGCCCGTTTAACCGGACGCGCTCGGTGTACGTGGGTGACAACGGCGACGACATGCGTGCAGCCTCGGCGGCCGGACTACTCGCCATCGGTGTGGTGCCTCCCTACCTCGACTACCACGCCCACCGCGCTACCCTCATGGAGGCCGGGGCGGACGTGGTGATCTCCCGCGTCGCGGATGTGCCGATGCTGCTTCCTCGCAAGGAGGCCGGCTCGGCCCTGGTGGCTGGCTAG
- a CDS encoding aldehyde dehydrogenase family protein, whose amino-acid sequence MLYERPQLKSRYLNFIGGQYVEPVDGRYFEDISPIDGKPFCEVARSGEKDVELALDAAHAAADAWGRTSVAERSNILIKIAQITEDNLEYLARVETVDNGKPVRETLAADLPLVVDHFRYFAGVIRAQEGGISEHDAHTVAIQLPEPLGVVAQIIPWNFPLLMAAWKLAPALAAGNCVVIKPAEQTPIGIMEWIDLVKDVLPPGVVNIVQGFGPEAGKPLAQSDRVAKVAFTGETTTGRLIMQYASENIIPVTLELGGKSPNVFFESVMDADDAFFDKCLEGAAMFALNQGEVCTCPSRILVQESIAEAFTERLIERVKAIKVGHPLDSDTMVGAQASNDQYEKIQRYLKIGQEEGAEVLVGGGVFVDEPTMSVAENGGTATAAAVGTGGSSGDGYAGAPASGYYIQPTVFRGHNKMRVFQEEIFGPVTSLTTFKDVDEAIELANDTLYGLGAGVWTRDAHELYQVPRAIKAGRVWVNCYHLYPAHAAFGGYKKSGIGRENHKMMLSHYQQTKNMLISYDKNALGFF is encoded by the coding sequence ATGCTGTACGAACGCCCCCAACTCAAGAGCCGCTACCTCAACTTCATCGGCGGCCAGTACGTCGAGCCGGTCGACGGCCGCTACTTCGAGGACATCTCGCCCATCGACGGCAAGCCGTTCTGCGAGGTCGCTCGCTCCGGCGAGAAGGACGTCGAGCTCGCCCTCGACGCCGCGCACGCCGCCGCCGACGCCTGGGGCCGCACCTCCGTCGCCGAGCGCTCGAACATCCTCATCAAGATCGCCCAGATCACCGAGGACAACCTCGAATACCTCGCCCGCGTCGAGACCGTCGACAACGGCAAGCCGGTCCGCGAGACGCTCGCCGCCGACCTCCCGCTCGTCGTCGACCACTTCCGCTACTTCGCCGGCGTCATCCGCGCGCAAGAAGGCGGCATCTCCGAGCACGACGCCCACACCGTCGCGATCCAGCTACCCGAGCCGCTCGGCGTCGTCGCGCAGATCATCCCGTGGAACTTCCCGCTGCTGATGGCGGCCTGGAAGCTGGCCCCGGCGCTCGCCGCGGGCAACTGCGTGGTCATCAAGCCGGCCGAGCAGACGCCCATCGGCATCATGGAGTGGATCGACCTCGTGAAGGACGTGCTCCCGCCGGGCGTGGTCAACATCGTGCAGGGCTTCGGGCCGGAAGCGGGCAAGCCGCTCGCGCAGAGCGACCGCGTCGCGAAGGTGGCCTTCACCGGCGAGACGACGACGGGTCGCCTCATCATGCAGTACGCCTCGGAGAACATCATCCCGGTCACGCTGGAGCTCGGCGGCAAGTCGCCGAACGTCTTCTTCGAGAGCGTGATGGACGCCGACGACGCGTTCTTCGACAAGTGCCTCGAAGGCGCGGCGATGTTCGCGCTCAACCAGGGCGAGGTCTGCACCTGCCCGAGCCGCATCCTCGTGCAGGAGTCCATCGCGGAGGCCTTCACGGAGCGCCTCATCGAGCGCGTCAAGGCGATTAAGGTGGGCCACCCGCTCGACAGCGACACGATGGTGGGCGCGCAGGCCTCGAACGACCAGTACGAGAAAATCCAGCGCTACCTCAAGATCGGCCAGGAGGAGGGCGCCGAGGTCCTCGTGGGAGGCGGCGTGTTCGTCGATGAGCCGACGATGTCGGTGGCCGAGAACGGCGGCACCGCCACCGCAGCAGCCGTCGGCACCGGCGGCTCCTCGGGCGACGGGTATGCGGGCGCTCCGGCGAGCGGCTACTACATCCAGCCGACCGTCTTCCGCGGCCACAACAAGATGCGCGTCTTCCAGGAGGAGATCTTCGGGCCGGTCACGAGCCTGACGACCTTCAAGGACGTGGACGAGGCCATCGAGCTCGCCAACGACACGCTCTACGGCCTCGGTGCGGGCGTCTGGACGCGCGACGCACACGAGCTCTATCAGGTGCCGCGCGCCATCAAGGCGGGACGCGTCTGGGTCAACTGCTATCACCTCTACCCGGCGCACGCGGCCTTCGGCGGCTACAAGAAGTCGGGCATCGGGCGCGAGAACCACAAGATGATGCTCTCGCACTACCAGCAGACCAAGAACATGCTCATCTCGTACGACAAGAACGCGTTGGGCTTCTTCTAG
- the trkA gene encoding Trk system potassium transporter TrkA, translating into MRAIIVGAGDVGYDVARLLAKRRLDVAVLDTDAARIDYVRDTLDVLAIQGSGTSAATLMEAGLHDAELVVAVTDIDEVNIIACMMAERASTVGGKQSPVTIARVRSDEFTGTKSVLTLRDLGIDHLIHPEESTSHEIVSLLRRAAATDVIDFCGGQLQLVGLKMDAQTAAVGRTLASISEGNDHLTFRIMGIMRGVRTILPLGDERLQINDQVFVIVKTGQVPQVVHALGQSGRRLDNVMILGGSKVGERVARELCGGGRKQRMRVKLVEPDRTRAHELAEQIEGVLVIHGDPSDIDLLAIEGLQEMDAVAAVTDDEESNLVSCLMAKHLGVRKTVALLSKSAYVPISQSIGLDAAVSQKLAVSREVLRFLRGKHVRSVATVQGLDAEILEVEAGGGSPVTRKTLEALRVPRGLLVAAVVAPDGAVEVATGRTQIQPADRVIVFVTPDRIGDVDRLFGPR; encoded by the coding sequence ATGCGCGCCATCATCGTCGGCGCAGGCGACGTGGGCTACGACGTGGCCCGCCTCCTCGCAAAGCGCCGCCTCGACGTGGCCGTGCTCGACACCGACGCCGCCCGCATCGACTACGTCCGTGACACGCTCGACGTGCTCGCCATTCAAGGCTCGGGCACCTCCGCCGCGACGCTTATGGAGGCCGGACTCCACGACGCCGAACTCGTCGTGGCCGTGACCGACATCGACGAGGTGAACATCATCGCGTGCATGATGGCCGAGCGCGCGAGCACCGTCGGCGGCAAGCAGAGCCCGGTCACCATCGCGCGCGTCCGCTCGGACGAGTTCACGGGCACGAAGTCGGTGCTCACGCTGCGCGACCTCGGCATCGACCACCTCATCCACCCCGAGGAGAGCACCTCGCACGAAATCGTCTCGCTCCTGCGCCGCGCGGCCGCAACCGACGTGATCGACTTCTGCGGGGGACAGCTCCAGCTCGTCGGGCTGAAGATGGACGCGCAGACGGCCGCCGTCGGCCGCACGCTCGCCTCGATCTCGGAGGGCAACGACCATCTCACGTTCCGCATCATGGGCATCATGCGCGGCGTGCGGACGATCCTCCCGCTGGGCGACGAGCGGCTCCAGATCAACGACCAGGTGTTCGTGATCGTGAAGACCGGCCAGGTGCCGCAGGTGGTCCACGCGCTCGGGCAGTCCGGGCGGCGGCTCGACAACGTGATGATTCTCGGCGGCTCGAAGGTCGGCGAGCGCGTCGCGCGTGAGCTATGCGGCGGCGGACGCAAGCAGCGGATGCGCGTCAAGCTCGTCGAGCCCGACCGGACGCGGGCCCACGAACTCGCCGAACAGATTGAGGGCGTCCTCGTCATCCACGGCGACCCGTCCGACATCGACCTTCTCGCCATCGAGGGCCTGCAGGAGATGGACGCCGTCGCGGCCGTGACGGACGACGAGGAGTCGAACCTGGTCTCGTGCCTGATGGCGAAGCACCTCGGCGTGCGCAAGACGGTGGCGCTGCTCTCGAAGTCGGCCTACGTGCCGATCTCGCAGTCCATCGGCCTCGACGCGGCCGTGAGCCAGAAGCTAGCCGTGAGCCGCGAGGTGCTGCGGTTCCTGCGCGGCAAGCATGTCCGCAGCGTGGCCACCGTGCAGGGCCTCGACGCCGAGATCCTGGAGGTGGAGGCGGGGGGCGGATCCCCGGTCACACGCAAGACGCTCGAAGCGCTCCGGGTGCCGCGCGGGCTGCTCGTGGCCGCCGTCGTCGCGCCGGACGGAGCAGTGGAGGTGGCGACCGGCCGGACGCAGATCCAGCCTGCTGACCGCGTGATCGTCTTCGTGACGCCCGACCGCATCGGCGACGTGGACCGGCTCTTTGGGCCACGGTAG
- a CDS encoding helix-turn-helix domain-containing protein, which translates to MSPSIAAALPVPSQRPLYRLVENRTTFGGHDVELAIYDTLRPAERVALKADHPLYCGMVTGVKHIHTAQGEVFPFVPQESLVLAPGEEIWIDFPGASDAAPTTCLTIGVEEDKVRDLVARFNDTMPRHDGAWAVPDARVAHFGNTASVEQLLATLTRLFTENPPFRDALIDLNVSELLLRMLQTQARALLLGQTAMLATQNSLAAAVQHVRDNLHRPIEVAEVAGAACMSVSSLYRYFRNELGMTPLAFIHREQMQEARRQLTDVQRSVTEVSFALGFRSVSHFIRLFQRHIGTTPKQYQLGLVRPSGPDARA; encoded by the coding sequence GTGTCCCCCTCCATCGCGGCGGCACTCCCGGTCCCCTCGCAGCGCCCGCTCTACCGGCTCGTCGAGAACCGGACGACCTTCGGAGGCCATGACGTGGAACTGGCGATCTACGACACGCTCCGCCCTGCCGAGCGCGTCGCGCTGAAGGCGGACCACCCGCTCTACTGCGGCATGGTCACGGGCGTGAAGCACATCCACACCGCTCAGGGCGAGGTCTTCCCGTTCGTCCCGCAGGAGTCGCTGGTGTTGGCTCCCGGCGAAGAGATCTGGATCGACTTCCCCGGCGCGAGCGACGCCGCCCCGACGACGTGCCTCACGATCGGCGTAGAGGAAGACAAGGTGCGCGATCTCGTGGCGCGCTTCAACGACACCATGCCGCGCCACGACGGTGCCTGGGCGGTGCCCGATGCGCGCGTCGCCCACTTCGGCAACACGGCGAGCGTCGAGCAACTACTCGCCACGCTCACGCGGCTCTTCACCGAGAACCCGCCCTTCCGCGACGCGCTCATCGACCTCAACGTGTCGGAGCTGTTGCTGCGGATGCTCCAGACGCAGGCGCGTGCGCTGCTGCTCGGGCAGACGGCCATGCTGGCGACGCAGAACAGCCTCGCTGCCGCGGTGCAGCACGTCCGCGATAACCTGCACCGCCCCATCGAGGTCGCCGAGGTCGCCGGTGCCGCGTGCATGAGCGTGTCGAGCCTCTACCGCTACTTCCGCAACGAGCTCGGCATGACGCCGCTCGCGTTCATCCACCGCGAGCAGATGCAGGAGGCCCGGCGGCAACTCACCGACGTCCAGCGATCCGTCACCGAGGTCAGCTTCGCGCTGGGCTTCCGCAGCGTGAGCCACTTCATCCGCCTCTTCCAGCGCCACATCGGCACCACGCCAAAGCAGTATCAGCTAGGGCTCGTGCGTCCGTCGGGACCGGATGCGCGTGCGTGA